One genomic region from Geotrypetes seraphini chromosome 13, aGeoSer1.1, whole genome shotgun sequence encodes:
- the LOC117347166 gene encoding uncharacterized protein LOC117347166 gives MQKHQHLWIRKITATASIPRCTRTVTTITAKDQVRSLGIFLDANSSLSNYISQVVSSSFYNLRQLRKIRIYFSEFGFTQLLYALVLSCMDYCNALFSGLTAKNEQHLQCVQNAANRLLKKTSVRATLSPGSVGGSLAACSQTLYLQRPYASVQIFARHGIRLHDDQAPSVCARQVHPLPERNTSHSTPGSCPSTEDCHTTFLRPLHNEPLESTAPADQIL, from the coding sequence AAACACCAACACCTGTGGATCCGCAAAATCACTGCAACCGCGTCTATCCCTCGCTGCACTAGAACTGtgactaccataactgcaaaagaccaagtacgcagcctaggaataTTCCTTGATGCCAACTCATCGCTCTCCAActatatctctcaggtggtatcctCCTCATTTTACAACTTGCGACAACTCCGAAAAATAAGGATCTATTTTTCAGAGTTTggcttcacccaactactctatgctttAGTACTCTcatgcatggattactgcaatgcgctattcagTGGTCTCACGGCGAAGAATGAACAACATCTCCAGTGTGTACAAAACGCAGCAAAcagacttctaaaaaaaacctctgtgcgCGCGACCCTATCCCCAGGCTCTGTTggtggctcactggctgcctgtagccaaacGTTGTATCTTCAAAGACCTTATGCTAGTGTTCAAATCTTTGCACGACATGGCATCAGGCTACATGACGACCAAGCTCCCTCTGTATGTGCCAGACAGGTCCATCCGCTCCCAGAACGAAATACATCTCACAGCACCCCCGGGTCGTGTCCTTCAACTGAAGACTGTCACACAACTTTCCTACGCCCACTTCACaacgagccactggaatcgactgcccctgcagatcagatcctttga